The Lycium barbarum isolate Lr01 chromosome 12, ASM1917538v2, whole genome shotgun sequence genome includes a region encoding these proteins:
- the LOC132621067 gene encoding probable receptor-like protein kinase At1g30570: MKVKGREVFGIFLVLILVVFVEIGEAQTKTFLVNCGTNSSVNVDGSKWIGDSASGNNVTLSSPSIEASTDSFNGDSSYEPLYKTARFFSESFNYTFKGEPGSYFLRLHFYPFSFSNRNANESYFAVSANGLRLVSEFNVAGEILLKNSLLQGSGGNSSVFSLVKEYFVTSDIDVFVLEFTPNKGSFGFVNAIEIIPVTDKLFVDSISKVGGNGGNSSLNLSKRGIQTMYRLNIGGSAIKSTQDSKFRRKWEADSSYMIIADAGVEVKNHSNITYASPNDTSVAPLLVYETARIMSNTHVMEKLLNMSWKLDVDPDFDYVIRLHFCEFDYNKPNQRIFKIYINNKTAADNYDIFSRAGGMNKAYHEDYFDPMPSKSSSLWVQLGPDTTTGSAGTDAILNGLEVFKLSRNGNLAYVRKHEDVPEKSTSKNLILWVGIGAGIGSIFILAGLIMLIIRLCRRRSSKDDTKKWRPLFLHGTAVTSTGNGKGSIQYQSLGTLRSGRRFTLAEIKAATNNFDESLVIGVGGFGKVFKAELDDGSTLAAIKRANPQSQQGLKEFETEIEMLSKLRHRHLVSMIGFCDEQNEMILVYEYMANGTLRSHLFGSDLPSLSWKQRLEVCIGSARGLHYLHTGSELGIIHRDVKTTNILLDENLVAKMADFGLSKTGPSLEHTHVSTAVKGSFGYLDPEYFRLQHLTEKSDVYSFGVVLFEVICARPVINPSLPRDQINLAEWAMRFQRQRSLETIIDPQLAGQYSPESLMKFGEIAEKCLADEGRSRPTMGEVLWHLEYVLQFHEAWLRKNAGEDSASDIRVLETVEERGTENSEDQTHVESKTKEEGESATRTSGTTDAMATGVDDFSQFVSQQGR; encoded by the coding sequence ATGAAAGTCAAAGGAAGGGAGGTGTTTGGGATATTTCTTGTTTTGATATTAGTTGTGTTTGTTGAAATTGGGGAAGCTCAAACAAAGACTTTTTTGGTAAATTGTGGTACAAATTCAAGTGTGAATGTGGATGGTAGTAAATGGATAGGTGACTCTGCCAGCGGCAACAATGTCACTTTGAGTTCACcaagtattgaggcatccactGACTCATTTAATGGTGATTCATCTTATGAGCCACTTTATAAAACTGCCAGATTTTTTTCTGAAAGTTTTAACTATACTTTCAAAGGAGAACCTGGTAGTTATTTCCTCAGACTTCACTTTTATCCCTTCTCATTTAGTAATCGCAATGCGAATGAATCCTACTTTGCTGTTTCTGCAAATGGTTTGAGGTTGGTTTCGGAGTTTAATGTTGCTGGTGAGATTTTGCTCAAGAACTCGCTCCTGCAAGGTTCCGGGGGCAACTCCAGTGTTTTCTCATTGGTGAAGGAGTATTTTGTGACTTCCGATATCGATGTCTTTGTGCTCGAGTTTACTCCAAACAAGGGTTCTTTTGGATTCGTTAATGCCATAGAGATCATCCCGGTGACAGATAAGCTATTTGTCGACTCTATCAGTAAAGTCGGTGGCAATGGTGGTAACAGTTCTTTGAATTTGAGTAAACGGGGGATTCAAACTATGTACAGGTTGAATATTGGGGGTTCAGCAATCAAATCCACTCAAGATTCAAAGTTCAGGAGGAAGTGGGAGGCGGATTCAAGCTATATGATTATCGCAGATGCTGGAGTGGAAGTCAAAAATCATTCCAACATTACTTATGCTTCCCCGAACGACACCTCTGTTGCTCCACTTCTTGTGTATGAAACAGCAAGAATTATGAGCAACACACATGTCATGGAGAAGCTGTTGAACATGTCATGGAAATTGGACGTGGATCCAGATTTTGATTATGTAATCCGCTTACATTTCTGCGAGTTTGACTATAATAAACCAAATCAAAGGATCTTCAAAATCTATATAAATAACAAAACTGCAGCAGACAACTACGACATCTTCTCACGAGCTGGGGGAATGAACAAGGCCTACCATGAGGATTACTTTGATCCGATGCCCTCGAAAAGCAGCAGTCTTTGGGTTCAACTTGGTCCTGATACGACGACTGGTTCTGCAGGTACTGATGCTATTTTGAATGGTTTGGAGGTTTTTAAGTTGAGTCGGAATGGTAATCTCGCCTATGTACGGAAACATGAGGATGTTCCAGAAAAATCAACTTCGAAAAATTTAATCCTGTGGGTAGGAATTGGAGCAGGTATAGGATCCATTTTCATTCTGGCAGGTTTAATCATGCTGATTATACGGCTATGTAGAAGGCGGAGTAGCAAAGATGACACGAAGAAATGGAGGCCGTTATTCCTTCATGGAACTGCTGTGACCAGCACTGGTAATGGTAAGGGATCAATTCAATATCAAAGTCTTGGAACTCTAAGATCTGGAAGGCGGTTTACTCTAGCAGAGATTAAAGCAGCGACAAACAACTTTGATGAAAGCTTAGTGATTGGAGTTGGAGGATTTGGTAAGGTTTTCAAAGCGGAGCTCGATGATGGCAGCACCCTTGCCGCAATCAAGCGAGCCAATCCTCAATCTCAGCAAGGTCTGAAAGAATTTGAAACAGAAATTGAAATGCTTTCTAAGCTAAGGCATAGGCACTTGGTGTCCATGATAGGTTTCTGTGATGAACAGAATGAAATGATTTTGGTCTATGAGTACATGGCCAATGGAACACTGAGGAGTCATCTCTTTGGCAGTGATCTACCATCCCTTAGCTGGAAGCAAAGACTAGAAGTGTGCATTGGTTCGGCTCGTGGTCTGCATTACCTTCATACAGGGTCAGAGCTTGGAATCATCCATAGGGATGTCAAGACAACCAACATATTGTTAGACGAGAATCTTGTGGCGAAAATGGCGGATTTTGGGCTGTCTAAAACAGGCCCTTCTTTGGAGCATACTCATGTCAGTACAGCAGTGAAAGGAAGTTTCGGTTATCTGGATCCCGAGTATTTCAGGCTGCAGCATTTAACTGAGAAATCTGATGTTTACTCCTTTGGGGTTGTGCTGTTTGAAGTTATATGTGCACGCCCTGTTATAAATCCAAGCTTACCAAGAGATCAGATCAATCTTGCAGAATGGGCAATGCGGTTTCAACGCCAAAGATCGCTTGAAACCATCATTGACCCACAACTCGCTGGACAATATTCCCCAGAATCATTGATGAAATTTGGAGAAATTGCTGAGAAATGTCTAGCAGACGAGGGAAGAAGCAGACCAACAATGGGAGAAGTCCTATGGCACCTGGAATATGTATTGCAATTTCATGAGGCTTGGCTGCGGAAGAATGCAGGGGAAGACTCTGCTTCTGATATTCGTGTTCTAGAGACTGTTGAGGAGAGAGGAACTGAAAATTCTGAAGACCAGACTCATGTTGAATCAAAAACCAAAGAAGAGGGTGAATCTGCAACAAGGACCAGTGGTACTACAGATGCAATGGCTACTGGAGTAGATGATTTTTCGCAATTCGTCAGTCAACAAGGAAGGTGA